A DNA window from Hordeum vulgare subsp. vulgare chromosome 1H, MorexV3_pseudomolecules_assembly, whole genome shotgun sequence contains the following coding sequences:
- the LOC123420365 gene encoding putative receptor-like protein kinase At4g00960: protein MAPEYAVLGHLSVKLDVYSFGVLVLEIVSGRRSTDLLESMEHEEESNTLLSYVWSNWSRGTLLEVMDPTLDGEAPESETLRCIHIALLCVQANPANRPTMLDVLVMLHGEVSDFPAPTKPAFTFSQSEMMMSSGGLDSHGELVISVNEMSRSEFQPTK from the exons ATGGCCCCGGAGTACGCCGTGCTTGGCCACTTGTCGGTGAAGCTAGACGTCTACAGCTTTGGTGTCCTGGTCCTGGAGATCGTGTCAGGGAGGAGAAGCACCGATTTGTTGGAATCCATGGAACACGAAGAAGAATCCAACACTTTGCTCAGCTAC GTGTGGTCGAACTGGAGCAGAGGAACGCTACTGGAGGTCATGGATCCGACGCTAGATGGCGAAGCCCCAGAGAGCGAGACGCTCAGATGCATCCACATCGCGCTTCTCTGCGTCCAGGCGAACCCGGCGAACAGGCCAACGATGCTGGACGTCCTCGTCATGCTTCATGGTGAGGTTTCGGACTTCCCGGCGCCGACAAAGCCTGCATTTACGTTTTCACAGAGTGAGATGATGATGAGCTCGGGAGGTCTAGATAGCCATGGAGAGCTTGTGATTTCCGTAAATGAGATGTCCCGCTCTGAGTTCCAGCCGACGAAGTAA